Proteins from a single region of Haliaeetus albicilla chromosome Z, bHalAlb1.1, whole genome shotgun sequence:
- the LOC138683678 gene encoding centrosomal protein of 55 kDa-like: MDEDQYSYSEESIPLSSQSWFWKKKKNSVSPAAKSQSKTEAWVQTVIPSDSQVLEDAVRIDPETKPQTTIHSSIPLPGSMIDYSEEIQEHPSCVIKSAMTEDTSEEDGEKNSWLHKLGMNINKWSFLNSLIGWSENRVLEKVCHLNTSGVCSDSDHKTTELEESTTKEGVPYIPYKLATLYITKIVKDMQEMKNKHMKIIRQLDNIRKENQEQTITTIKKQYGEKMRSLKSQLEAYQELLNKSNTHWQATVKSLRERNRQLVQEREDLLHQMKQQAEKWEEEKVWLLENLCKNLDYLYTQHTLTLQELHNISLHVERVHDLMNFQIKILQQKSEKTEGDKADVSEVLELKAEQAANEEENLEWSMEKAYLWQAHIMLQKIQESLQKREREVTELLQSERRYNKAMKPQITGLIFLKTLVKKVHTMYCDVPGIQQYISQLIRKNKDERADRKEAFNDAQADILSYEVFYGNEPMDDKRYIG; the protein is encoded by the exons ATGGATGAAG atCAATATTCCTATTCTGAAGAAAGTATCCCCCTGTCATCACAGTCTTGGttctggaagaagaagaagaattctgtttctcctgctgctaaaagccaaagcaaaacaG AAGCATGGGTACAAACAGTTATCCCTTCAGACTCTCAAGTACTTGAAGATGCAGTAAGAATTGATCCTGAAACTAAACCACAGACCACCATTCACTCATCCATTCCTCTACCAGGCAGCATGATTGATTATTCAGAGGAGATACAAGAACATCCTTCATGTGTGATTAAAAGTGCTATGACTGAAGACACATCTGAGGAAG ATGGAGAGAAAAACTCGTGGCTGCACAAGCTTGGAATGAATATAAACAAGTGGTCATTTCTGAATTCCCTGATTGGATGGAGTGAAAACAGAGTCCTAGAAAAAG TATGTCATCTGAACACATCTGGAGTTTGTTCTGATTCTGATCACAAAACAACTGAGCTGGAGGAAAGTACAACCAAAGAAGGAGTGCCATATATTCCATACAAGCTAGCTACATTATATATCaccaag ATTGTAAAAGACAtgcaggaaatgaaaaacaaacacatgaaGATAATCAGACAACTAGACAatataaggaaagaaaaccag GAACAGACTATAACTACTATAAAGAAACAGTATGGGGAGAAAATGAGGAGTCTGAAATCCCAGTTAGAAGCTTACCAAGAGCTGTTAAATAAGAGCAACACACACTGGCAAGCTACAGTTAAG AGCCTGAGGGAAAGAAACAGACAACTGGTCCAGGAGAGGGAAGATCTTCTTCACCAAATGAAGCAACAAgcagagaaatgggaagaagaaaag GTGTGGCTTCTAGAAAATTTGTGTAAAAACCTAGATTATCTTTACACCCAGCACACACTGA CTTTGCAGGAACTTCACAACATCAGCCTACATGTGGAAAGAGTGCATGACCTCATGAATTTCCAGATAaaaattcttcagcaaaagtcTGAAAAGACAGAAGGAGATAAAGCAGATGTCTCAGAGGTTTTAgaattaaaagcagaacaa GCAGCTAATGAAGAAGAGAATCTTGAATGGTCAATGGAAAAGGCATACCTTTGGCAAGCACACATCATGCTGCAAAAGATACAGGAATCGTTACAGAAACGAGAGAGAGAAGTCACTGAGCTCCTACAAAGTGAAAGACGATATAACAAGGCAATGAAACCTCAAATCACAGGGCTAATATTCTTGAAAACTCTTGTCAAGAAG GTTCATACCATGTATTGTGATGTCCCTGGGATACAACAGTACATCAGCCAGCTTATCAGGAAGAACAAGGATGAAAGGGCTGATCGGAAAGAAGCCTTTAATGATGCTCAGGCTGACATTCTGTCCTATGAAGTATTTTATGGAAATGAACCTATGGATGACAAAAGGTATATTGGATAG